A genomic stretch from Haloarchaeobius amylolyticus includes:
- a CDS encoding desampylase, producing the protein MGDSYLHLPADCRGHLLAHARAVAPEESCGVLGGTEDSDGDWTVTSVHAVTNVADTPRTRYELDPEETYRVVEALEDADDDVVGFYHSHPTGPDGPSATDRTQATWEGKVYCIVSLGGETENESSEPEPDGEARIGAWVWTGEAFEPVELS; encoded by the coding sequence ATGGGGGACAGCTACCTGCACCTCCCGGCCGACTGCCGCGGACACCTCCTGGCGCACGCCAGGGCGGTCGCACCCGAGGAATCATGTGGCGTCCTCGGCGGGACCGAGGACTCGGACGGCGACTGGACCGTGACCAGCGTCCACGCCGTCACGAACGTCGCGGACACGCCCCGGACCCGGTACGAACTCGACCCCGAGGAGACGTACCGGGTCGTCGAGGCACTGGAGGACGCGGACGACGACGTGGTGGGCTTCTACCACTCGCACCCGACCGGCCCCGACGGTCCGAGCGCGACCGACAGGACACAGGCCACGTGGGAGGGGAAGGTGTACTGTATCGTCTCGCTGGGTGGTGAGACGGAGAACGAAAGCAGCGAGCCGGAGCCCGACGGAGAAGCACGCATCGGCGCGTGGGTCTGGACGGGCGAGGCGTTCGAGCCCGTCGAGCTATCCTGA
- a CDS encoding M20 family metallopeptidase — translation MDECTALTRDLVSVPSHDGEAAAGDVIEEWLREHTDAAVTRDRTGTHAGEPARGGNVIARKGDGDRSLALVGHHDVVPPDASQVDDDGSYVVYQEDGRLYGRGAADMKGAVAAAMLAFRDADPDCELVFASFVGEEVGGIGARYAIEQGFAPDHALVAEGSTGYDSPEGVVDVALAHKGRRGSTVTARGSAAHASEPDRGENAIYRGCEAVERIKALEWPTTEAAGETLEGSVVVTEIDGGSAWNVVPETCAITVDERTVPGERADLDSVAELPGVEWTVDQDLPPMRCGDEEFGDAVRDSLRTVQSGQGQHVTKPHATDAGWLSQAGTECVVCGPSEPGEAHTATESVSLAVLETCYEAYLVLAESWS, via the coding sequence ATGGACGAATGCACCGCCCTGACCCGCGACCTCGTCTCGGTGCCGAGCCACGACGGCGAGGCCGCGGCCGGGGACGTCATCGAGGAGTGGCTCCGCGAGCACACCGACGCCGCCGTGACGCGGGACCGCACCGGCACCCACGCCGGGGAACCGGCCCGCGGTGGCAACGTCATCGCCCGGAAGGGCGACGGCGACCGGAGCCTCGCCCTCGTCGGCCACCACGACGTGGTGCCCCCGGACGCGTCGCAGGTCGACGACGACGGGAGCTACGTCGTCTACCAGGAGGACGGCCGGCTCTACGGCCGCGGTGCGGCGGACATGAAGGGTGCAGTCGCCGCCGCCATGCTGGCCTTCCGGGACGCCGACCCCGACTGCGAACTCGTGTTCGCCTCCTTCGTCGGCGAGGAGGTGGGCGGCATCGGCGCCCGGTACGCCATCGAGCAGGGCTTCGCCCCCGACCACGCCCTCGTGGCGGAGGGCTCCACCGGCTACGACTCCCCCGAGGGCGTGGTCGACGTGGCGCTCGCGCACAAGGGTCGCCGGGGCAGTACCGTCACGGCCCGCGGGTCGGCCGCCCACGCCAGCGAACCCGACCGGGGCGAGAACGCCATCTACCGCGGCTGCGAGGCGGTCGAGCGCATCAAGGCGCTGGAGTGGCCGACGACCGAAGCCGCCGGCGAGACCCTGGAGGGGAGCGTCGTCGTCACCGAGATCGACGGCGGTTCGGCCTGGAACGTCGTCCCCGAGACCTGCGCCATCACGGTCGACGAGCGCACCGTCCCCGGCGAACGCGCAGACCTCGACTCGGTCGCGGAACTCCCGGGCGTCGAGTGGACCGTCGACCAGGACCTCCCGCCGATGCGGTGTGGCGACGAGGAATTCGGCGACGCGGTCCGCGACAGCCTCCGGACCGTCCAGTCCGGGCAGGGCCAGCACGTCACGAAACCCCATGCGACCGACGCGGGTTGGCTCTCGCAGGCCGGCACCGAGTGCGTGGTCTGTGGCCCCAGCGAACCCGGCGAGGCCCACACCGCGACCGAGAGCGTGAGCCTCGCCGTGCTGGAGACCTGTTACGAGGCGTACCTGGTGCTGGCCGAGAGCTGGTCGTAG
- a CDS encoding carboxypeptidase M32 yields MAAYDDLLDRYRRISNIGNAAGLLNWDQQVMMPDGGTPARSQQLAALSTTRHELLVSDETADLLDAAEAAGLEPAEQAVVREIRREYERETDVPSDLVDELTRTQSDAQETWQDAKAESDFESFAPTLRDLRDLHRDRAGYIDDAKSPYAVLFEDGEPYLPLSRVEQVFEELKAELPDLIEAIRESESEVAWPFEGSYDEDAQLALCRDALDFLGYDWDRGRLDTAPHPFMSGNQFDARITTRFKEGEPLDALTAAVHEFGHATYQLGLRDDAYATPLGEPRSSGVHESQSRFWENHVGRTRAFWEAFLPKFTDRFPQHADATVEDLYQAVNKVRPDNRIRVEADEITYHLHIILRCEIDRAFVEGDLAADEIPATWNEKMDQYLGVRPRNDAEGCLQDIHWSYGFAGFQNYTVGSVLAAQLEAAMEEDIGDLDAHIRRGEFEPMHEWLTENVHEHGCRYTTDELIEEATGEPLTAEYYLDHVREKFGELYDL; encoded by the coding sequence ATGGCAGCATACGACGACCTGCTCGACCGGTACCGCCGCATCTCCAACATCGGGAACGCCGCCGGCCTGCTGAACTGGGACCAGCAGGTGATGATGCCCGACGGGGGGACGCCGGCGCGCTCCCAGCAACTCGCCGCGCTCTCGACCACACGACACGAGTTGCTCGTGAGCGACGAGACCGCCGACCTGCTCGATGCCGCCGAGGCCGCGGGACTCGAACCCGCCGAGCAGGCCGTGGTCCGGGAGATCCGCCGCGAGTACGAGCGCGAGACCGACGTGCCGAGCGACCTCGTCGACGAACTCACCCGGACCCAGTCCGACGCCCAGGAGACCTGGCAGGACGCCAAGGCCGAGAGCGACTTCGAGTCGTTCGCACCGACGCTGCGGGACCTGCGCGACCTCCACCGGGACCGCGCCGGGTACATCGACGACGCGAAATCGCCCTACGCGGTGCTGTTCGAGGACGGCGAGCCCTACCTCCCGCTCTCCCGGGTCGAGCAGGTGTTCGAGGAGCTGAAGGCGGAGCTGCCCGACCTCATCGAGGCCATCCGCGAGTCCGAGAGCGAGGTCGCCTGGCCCTTCGAGGGGAGCTACGACGAGGACGCCCAGCTCGCGCTCTGCCGGGACGCACTCGACTTCCTCGGCTACGACTGGGACCGCGGCCGCCTCGACACCGCCCCGCACCCGTTCATGTCCGGCAACCAGTTCGACGCCCGCATCACGACCCGGTTCAAGGAGGGCGAGCCACTCGATGCCCTGACCGCGGCCGTCCACGAGTTCGGGCACGCGACCTACCAGCTCGGCCTGCGCGACGACGCCTACGCGACCCCCCTCGGGGAGCCGCGGTCCTCGGGCGTCCACGAGTCCCAGAGCCGCTTCTGGGAGAACCACGTCGGTCGAACCCGCGCGTTCTGGGAGGCGTTCCTCCCGAAGTTCACGGACCGGTTCCCGCAGCATGCGGACGCGACGGTCGAGGACCTCTACCAGGCCGTGAACAAGGTCCGCCCGGACAACCGTATCCGGGTCGAGGCCGACGAGATAACCTACCACCTGCACATCATCCTGCGCTGTGAGATCGACCGCGCCTTCGTGGAAGGCGACCTCGCCGCCGACGAGATTCCGGCGACGTGGAACGAGAAGATGGACCAGTACCTCGGCGTGCGCCCCCGGAACGACGCCGAGGGCTGCCTGCAGGACATCCACTGGTCCTACGGCTTCGCCGGCTTCCAGAACTACACCGTCGGGAGCGTCCTCGCGGCGCAACTGGAGGCCGCCATGGAAGAGGACATCGGCGACCTCGACGCGCACATCCGCCGCGGCGAGTTCGAGCCGATGCACGAGTGGCTCACCGAGAACGTCCACGAACACGGCTGCCGGTACACCACCGACGAACTCATCGAGGAGGCCACCGGCGAACCGTTGACCGCGGAGTACTACCTCGACCACGTCCGCGAGAAGTTCGGCGAGCTGTACGACCTGTAG
- a CDS encoding HAD-IIA family hydrolase — protein MTRRAAIVDLDGTVWRSEQLIPGADEGVLALRDAGLDVRFVTNSTSVDRSRFPETLESLGLPRDVGGLSSSASATATYLAEHHPDADVFVVGHAVLHEEIRDAGLTVIEDGDADVVAAGKAYDISHELLTRTLRAFHRGTLFVATNPDRTYPTPEGLEPGAGATVGAIEGMTGRDPLVIGKPSEHMADAVCETLGVKPGECLVVGDNLHTDILMGERAGMETALVLTGATTREEAVASDVQPDHILESLGDIEEIL, from the coding sequence ATGACACGACGTGCGGCCATCGTGGACCTCGACGGCACCGTCTGGCGCAGCGAGCAACTGATTCCCGGCGCCGACGAGGGCGTGCTCGCGCTCCGGGACGCCGGCCTCGACGTCCGGTTCGTCACGAACAGCACCAGCGTCGACCGGAGCCGGTTCCCCGAGACGCTGGAATCGCTGGGGCTGCCCCGCGACGTCGGCGGCCTCTCCTCGTCGGCCTCGGCCACCGCGACCTACCTCGCCGAGCACCACCCCGACGCCGACGTGTTCGTCGTCGGCCACGCGGTCCTGCACGAGGAGATCCGCGACGCCGGCCTCACCGTCATCGAGGACGGGGACGCCGACGTGGTCGCCGCCGGGAAGGCCTACGACATCAGCCACGAGCTGCTGACCCGGACGCTCCGGGCGTTCCACAGGGGGACCCTGTTCGTCGCGACGAATCCCGACCGGACCTACCCCACTCCGGAGGGGCTGGAACCGGGTGCCGGCGCGACCGTCGGCGCCATCGAGGGCATGACCGGCCGCGACCCGCTGGTCATCGGGAAACCGTCCGAGCACATGGCCGACGCGGTCTGTGAGACCCTCGGCGTGAAACCGGGCGAGTGCCTCGTCGTCGGTGACAACCTGCATACGGACATCCTGATGGGCGAACGCGCCGGGATGGAGACCGCGCTGGTGCTGACTGGCGCGACGACCCGCGAGGAGGCCGTGGCGTCGGATGTCCAGCCGGACCACATCCTCGAATCGCTGGGCGACATCGAGGAGATCCTGTAG
- a CDS encoding ABC transporter substrate-binding protein: MNVVTLLPSATEIVFALGVEPVGVSHECDHPPAATELPAVEYSHVDASASSDEIDRQVQEAQSEHGSVYGIDVDLLDDLDPDLVVTQGMCDVCAVDEVLVAEAVEAIDANPEVLTTDPHSLSDIYDDIERIGAALGREAEAADLVDSLRSRVAAVEERSRTGDREQKHLAVLDWTDPVMVAGHWVPELAHRANCEYGMAAPGDRSVPREWDDLLRYDPDVLVVAPCGFDLDQIRRNLGDLTDRPGWDDLTAVQEGNVWAIDGDQYMNRPGPRTVDSLELLASVVHPEAFDQPPESVVRPLADLERERYETA; this comes from the coding sequence ATGAACGTCGTGACACTGCTGCCGTCCGCGACGGAGATCGTCTTCGCGCTCGGGGTGGAGCCGGTGGGTGTCTCACACGAGTGCGACCATCCGCCGGCGGCCACAGAGCTGCCGGCCGTCGAGTACAGCCACGTCGACGCGAGCGCCAGCTCCGACGAGATCGACCGGCAGGTCCAGGAGGCCCAGTCGGAACACGGGAGCGTCTACGGCATCGACGTCGACCTGCTCGACGACCTCGACCCGGACCTCGTCGTCACGCAGGGGATGTGCGACGTGTGTGCCGTCGACGAGGTGCTCGTCGCGGAGGCCGTCGAGGCCATCGACGCGAACCCCGAGGTGCTGACGACCGACCCGCACAGCCTCTCGGACATCTACGACGACATCGAGCGCATCGGCGCCGCACTCGGCCGGGAGGCCGAGGCGGCAGACCTCGTCGACTCGCTCCGGTCCCGGGTCGCCGCGGTGGAGGAGCGTAGCCGGACAGGCGACCGCGAGCAGAAGCACCTGGCGGTGCTGGACTGGACCGACCCCGTGATGGTCGCGGGCCACTGGGTGCCCGAACTCGCCCACCGCGCGAACTGCGAGTACGGGATGGCCGCGCCCGGTGACCGCTCGGTCCCCCGCGAGTGGGACGACCTGCTGCGCTACGACCCCGACGTGCTCGTGGTCGCGCCCTGCGGGTTCGACCTCGACCAGATTCGCCGGAACCTCGGCGACCTGACCGACCGACCCGGGTGGGACGACCTCACCGCGGTCCAGGAGGGGAACGTCTGGGCCATCGACGGCGACCAGTACATGAACCGGCCCGGCCCGCGCACCGTGGACTCGCTGGAGCTGCTGGCCAGCGTCGTGCATCCCGAGGCGTTCGACCAGCCGCCCGAGTCGGTCGTCCGGCCGCTGGCCGACCTCGAACGCGAGCGATACGAGACGGCCTGA
- a CDS encoding HVO_0416 family zinc finger protein, with amino-acid sequence MASAPQSGDDVFDQFLADRGHETEPVGWDRSYNKLQCPDCMALHDESADTCGVCGWEP; translated from the coding sequence ATGGCGTCCGCACCCCAATCCGGTGACGACGTGTTCGACCAATTCCTCGCAGACCGCGGCCACGAGACAGAACCGGTAGGGTGGGATCGAAGCTACAACAAGCTCCAGTGCCCCGACTGCATGGCGCTCCACGACGAGAGCGCCGACACGTGCGGGGTGTGTGGCTGGGAACCGTAG
- a CDS encoding DUF4097 family beta strand repeat-containing protein, with product MTAISRRHLLGAGATALTVGLAGCTGFATSTAVRQDQYVVDGGTLAVETENGDVTVAPIDGDQLDVKYTMRTLGTTGAFDRVSVTVDTGEENSVVARVADGGFFAQSVSVDLEIGVPEGVRVTSARSRNGDVTVRNVAGDLVAETSNGDVDVRDVEGYVTLQSSNGDVTARNTQGIDAATTANGEVDVDVVGTRGDVSIQSTNGDVTARLDASLQVALEARTGNGEVSWRDIELTTTTWDDNEVRGNVNGGNSPLVTVRSSNGDVRILGR from the coding sequence ATGACAGCCATCTCACGCAGACACCTCCTCGGCGCCGGGGCGACGGCCCTCACGGTCGGCCTGGCCGGCTGCACCGGCTTCGCCACCAGCACCGCCGTCAGGCAGGACCAGTACGTGGTCGACGGCGGGACCCTCGCCGTCGAGACCGAGAACGGCGACGTGACGGTCGCACCCATCGACGGCGACCAGCTCGACGTGAAGTACACGATGCGGACGCTGGGCACGACCGGCGCGTTCGACCGGGTGTCCGTCACGGTCGACACCGGCGAGGAGAACAGCGTCGTCGCCAGGGTCGCCGACGGCGGGTTCTTCGCCCAGAGCGTCTCGGTCGACCTCGAGATCGGCGTCCCCGAGGGCGTCCGGGTCACGAGCGCCAGGAGCCGGAACGGTGACGTCACGGTCCGGAACGTCGCCGGCGACCTCGTCGCCGAGACGAGCAACGGCGACGTGGATGTCCGCGACGTCGAGGGCTACGTCACGCTGCAATCCAGCAACGGTGACGTGACCGCCCGGAACACCCAGGGCATCGACGCGGCCACGACCGCCAACGGCGAGGTCGACGTGGACGTCGTCGGTACCCGCGGGGACGTGTCCATCCAGTCCACCAACGGAGACGTGACGGCACGACTCGATGCGTCGCTACAGGTCGCCCTGGAGGCCCGGACCGGCAACGGCGAGGTCTCCTGGCGCGACATCGAACTCACCACGACCACCTGGGACGACAACGAGGTCCGCGGGAACGTCAACGGCGGGAACAGCCCGCTCGTCACGGTCCGGTCGAGCAACGGCGACGTGCGCATCCTCGGGCGCTGA
- the ubaA gene encoding SAMP-activating enzyme E1 produces MTDLSLDPTQLDRYSRHIIMDEVGPEGQQRLLDASVLCVGAGGLGSPAIEYLAAAGIGRLGIADDDVVERSNLQRQVIHRDADVGEPKAESAARFVRDLNPDVTVDVHEARVDRENVTDLVADYDLVVDGSDNFATRYLVNDSCVLSGTPFVHGAIYKFEGQATTYEPGAPCYRCVFPEAPEPGTVPDCATTGVLGVLPGTLGCIMATEAVKKVLEAGEGLDDRLLLYDAMDMSFDEVPVRRNPDCPVCGDDPEIGSVADVDYAETCAIE; encoded by the coding sequence ATGACCGACCTCAGCCTCGACCCGACCCAGCTGGACCGCTACTCGCGGCACATCATCATGGACGAGGTCGGCCCCGAGGGCCAGCAGCGCCTGCTCGACGCGTCGGTCCTCTGTGTCGGCGCGGGCGGCCTCGGTTCGCCGGCCATCGAGTACCTCGCCGCGGCCGGCATCGGCCGTCTCGGTATCGCGGACGACGACGTGGTCGAGCGGTCGAACCTCCAGCGCCAGGTCATCCACCGCGACGCCGACGTGGGCGAACCGAAGGCCGAGAGCGCCGCCCGGTTCGTCCGCGACCTGAACCCGGACGTGACCGTCGACGTGCACGAGGCCCGCGTCGACAGGGAGAACGTGACCGACCTCGTCGCCGACTACGACCTCGTGGTCGACGGGAGCGACAACTTCGCGACGCGCTATCTCGTGAACGATTCGTGCGTGCTCTCGGGGACCCCCTTCGTCCACGGCGCCATCTACAAGTTCGAGGGGCAGGCGACGACCTACGAACCCGGCGCGCCCTGCTACCGGTGTGTCTTCCCCGAAGCCCCCGAGCCGGGGACCGTCCCGGACTGTGCGACGACCGGCGTGCTGGGCGTGCTGCCCGGCACCCTGGGCTGCATCATGGCCACCGAGGCCGTCAAGAAGGTGCTTGAGGCGGGTGAAGGGCTGGACGACCGGCTCCTGCTCTACGACGCGATGGACATGAGCTTCGACGAGGTGCCGGTCCGTCGGAATCCCGACTGTCCGGTCTGCGGGGACGACCCGGAGATCGGGTCCGTGGCGGACGTGGACTACGCCGAGACCTGCGCTATCGAATAG
- a CDS encoding UvrD-helicase domain-containing protein: protein MTDAETKVTRLFGGPGSGKTTALLDKVEEILEDEDVTFRDILVVSYTRAAAAEIRERLAERLDINPRSLQGNVCTMHAKAYDLLNLSRSDVVGESDKEEFCEEYGIEYEDEYGGAGRRTARSTTIGNKIIATSQWLQRTNRDVADWYDVPFQWDVETVRLPPEIDPNAQEGNKYTPTWPSDDDRIDVPETIRAWRKYKGDNELVGFADMLERVEQRSLLPNVDYLVIDEFQDITTLQHRVYEEWRPHMEGVLIAGDDDQVVYAWQGADPDLLLDAEPDDDVILPNSYRLPSRILNIVNKEIRHIEKRQDKDLKPRKEGGVVEAVQNPSMLDLVRNVRRTIQNDEGTVMILFRARYQMFQFIDEFITEGIPFKSLTDQRMWTDRLDDYVTAVEAIEADEDINGLQARRLADMLQDSAFGTNERDEFFDAIDEAQEEADVEDLTDVSVSPDFVSDFVPFMPGPASASDMVRKVTSFQRKSMKAYFATGDYRGMDRDHVRVGTIHSAKGREADHVFMGTDLTEKVVEQMVATVDEDAVPADVEFTKTTSPVPVLTDNERRVFYVGMSRARERLVLLENLVDGAPTLSVDVLLNNEITGTDLDDLIEMAKKPAEAEAAD, encoded by the coding sequence ATGACTGACGCCGAGACGAAAGTGACCCGCCTGTTCGGTGGCCCCGGCAGCGGGAAGACGACAGCCCTCCTCGACAAGGTGGAGGAGATCCTCGAAGACGAGGACGTGACCTTCCGAGACATCCTCGTCGTCTCCTACACCCGTGCGGCGGCAGCCGAGATCCGCGAACGGCTCGCCGAACGCCTCGACATCAATCCCCGCTCCCTCCAGGGGAACGTCTGTACGATGCACGCGAAGGCGTACGACCTGCTGAACCTCTCCCGCAGCGACGTCGTCGGCGAGTCCGACAAGGAAGAGTTCTGTGAGGAGTACGGCATCGAGTACGAGGACGAGTACGGCGGTGCCGGCCGCCGGACCGCCCGCTCGACCACCATCGGCAACAAGATCATCGCGACGAGCCAGTGGCTCCAGCGGACCAACCGCGACGTGGCCGACTGGTACGACGTCCCCTTCCAGTGGGACGTCGAGACCGTCCGCCTGCCCCCCGAGATCGACCCGAACGCCCAGGAGGGCAACAAGTACACCCCGACGTGGCCCTCGGACGACGACCGCATCGACGTCCCCGAGACCATCCGGGCGTGGCGCAAGTACAAGGGCGACAACGAGCTCGTCGGCTTCGCGGACATGCTCGAACGCGTCGAGCAGCGCTCGCTGCTCCCGAACGTCGACTACCTCGTCATCGACGAGTTCCAGGACATCACGACGCTCCAGCACCGCGTCTACGAGGAGTGGCGCCCCCACATGGAGGGCGTCCTCATCGCGGGTGACGACGACCAGGTCGTCTACGCCTGGCAGGGCGCCGACCCCGACCTCCTGCTCGACGCCGAGCCCGACGACGACGTCATCCTCCCCAACTCCTACCGCCTCCCCTCGCGCATCCTCAACATCGTCAACAAGGAGATCCGCCACATCGAGAAGCGTCAGGACAAGGACCTCAAACCCCGCAAGGAGGGCGGCGTCGTCGAGGCCGTCCAGAACCCCTCGATGCTCGACCTCGTCCGGAACGTCCGCCGGACCATCCAGAACGACGAGGGGACCGTCATGATCCTCTTCCGTGCCCGCTACCAGATGTTCCAGTTCATCGACGAGTTCATCACGGAGGGCATCCCGTTCAAGTCGCTGACCGACCAGCGCATGTGGACCGACCGCCTCGACGACTACGTCACCGCGGTCGAGGCCATCGAGGCCGACGAGGACATCAACGGCCTGCAGGCCCGCCGCCTCGCCGACATGCTGCAGGATTCGGCCTTCGGCACGAACGAGCGCGACGAGTTCTTCGACGCCATCGACGAGGCCCAAGAGGAGGCCGACGTCGAGGACCTCACCGATGTCTCGGTTTCGCCCGACTTCGTGAGCGACTTCGTCCCGTTCATGCCCGGCCCGGCCTCGGCGTCGGACATGGTCCGGAAGGTCACCTCCTTCCAGCGCAAGTCGATGAAGGCGTACTTCGCGACCGGCGACTACCGCGGCATGGACCGCGACCACGTCCGCGTGGGCACCATCCACTCCGCGAAGGGTCGCGAGGCCGACCACGTCTTCATGGGCACCGACCTCACCGAGAAGGTCGTCGAGCAGATGGTCGCGACGGTCGACGAGGACGCAGTCCCCGCCGACGTCGAGTTCACCAAGACCACCTCGCCGGTCCCCGTCCTCACCGACAACGAGCGCCGCGTCTTCTACGTCGGGATGTCCCGGGCCCGCGAGCGCCTCGTCCTGCTGGAGAACCTCGTCGACGGCGCCCCGACGCTCTCGGTCGACGTGCTCCTGAACAACGAGATCACCGGCACGGACCTCGACGACCTCATCGAGATGGCGAAGAAGCCGGCCGAGGCCGAAGCGGCCGACTGA
- a CDS encoding DUF7563 family protein yields the protein MPECQNCGSFVTDAYARVFTPRGVEDPRVCPNCKDKIRDGSDVREARSPRNN from the coding sequence ATGCCGGAATGCCAGAACTGCGGGTCTTTCGTCACAGATGCGTACGCCAGAGTGTTCACACCACGCGGCGTCGAGGACCCCCGCGTCTGTCCCAACTGCAAGGACAAGATCCGTGACGGAAGCGACGTACGAGAGGCCCGCTCTCCTCGAAACAACTAG
- a CDS encoding carboxypeptidase M32, translating into MATEAATDETGELYEEFLSTVQRLSNVGYAQQVLNWDQEVMMPEEGTRARSQQLSALSAVGHELLTSEEMAGYLDDLEAADLDPEQEAVVREIRRKHERATRVPTELVQEISETTSEAHPKWKQAKAEDDFSIFAPTLEKLVELKKEYAEYIDPDKDPYAVLFEDYEPYLGLDTAEETLAQLREELVPLIEDIRESDVELATPFEGEFDDETQEELARDVLDTLGYDWDRGRLDTAPHPFSTGTQFDARVTTRFNPADPLGALTSTIHEFGHASYTLGLPDEHYGTPLGEARDLTVHESQSRLWENHVGRSEAFWERFLPAMKERFPQLEDATPRDVYEAANTVKEDNLIRVEADELTYHMHIVVRFEIERELISGDLDVEDVPEAWNDKYEEYLGIRPETDAEGCLQDIHWSHGSFGYFSTYSLGSVLAAQLYDAAEDDIDDLEAKVREGDFEELHAWLTDKVHRHGKRYTTDDLVREATGEDFTADYFVDYVESKYGALYDL; encoded by the coding sequence ATGGCAACCGAAGCCGCCACTGACGAGACGGGTGAACTCTACGAGGAGTTCCTCTCGACGGTCCAGCGACTCTCGAACGTCGGGTACGCCCAGCAGGTGCTGAACTGGGACCAGGAGGTCATGATGCCCGAGGAGGGCACACGCGCACGCTCCCAGCAGCTCTCCGCCCTCTCCGCGGTCGGCCACGAACTGCTCACCAGCGAGGAGATGGCCGGCTACCTCGACGACCTCGAGGCCGCCGACCTCGACCCCGAGCAGGAGGCGGTCGTCCGCGAGATCCGCCGGAAGCACGAGCGCGCGACCCGCGTCCCGACCGAACTGGTCCAGGAGATCTCCGAGACGACCTCCGAGGCCCACCCGAAGTGGAAGCAGGCCAAGGCCGAGGACGACTTCTCCATCTTCGCGCCGACCCTGGAGAAACTGGTCGAGCTGAAGAAGGAGTACGCCGAGTACATCGACCCCGACAAGGACCCCTACGCGGTGCTGTTCGAGGACTACGAGCCGTACCTCGGCCTCGACACCGCCGAGGAGACCCTGGCGCAACTGCGCGAGGAGCTCGTCCCCCTCATCGAGGACATCCGCGAGTCCGACGTGGAGCTGGCGACCCCCTTCGAGGGCGAGTTCGACGACGAGACACAGGAGGAACTGGCCCGTGACGTGCTCGACACGCTCGGGTACGACTGGGACCGCGGCCGCCTCGACACCGCCCCGCACCCGTTCTCGACGGGCACGCAGTTCGACGCCCGCGTGACCACCCGGTTCAACCCCGCCGACCCCCTCGGCGCGCTCACCTCGACCATCCACGAGTTCGGCCACGCCAGCTACACGCTCGGCCTGCCGGACGAGCACTACGGGACGCCCCTGGGCGAGGCCCGCGACCTGACCGTCCACGAGTCCCAGAGCCGCCTCTGGGAGAACCACGTCGGGCGCTCGGAGGCGTTCTGGGAGCGCTTCCTGCCCGCGATGAAGGAGCGCTTCCCGCAACTGGAGGACGCCACCCCGCGTGACGTGTACGAGGCCGCGAACACCGTGAAGGAGGACAACCTCATCCGCGTCGAGGCGGACGAACTCACCTACCACATGCACATCGTGGTCCGCTTCGAGATCGAGCGCGAACTCATCTCGGGCGACCTCGACGTCGAGGACGTGCCGGAAGCGTGGAACGACAAGTACGAGGAGTACCTCGGTATCCGGCCCGAGACCGACGCGGAGGGCTGCCTGCAGGACATCCACTGGAGCCACGGCTCCTTCGGCTACTTCTCGACGTACTCCCTGGGCTCGGTGCTCGCGGCCCAGCTCTACGACGCCGCCGAGGACGACATCGACGACCTCGAGGCGAAGGTCCGCGAGGGCGACTTCGAGGAACTCCACGCCTGGCTCACCGACAAGGTCCACCGACACGGCAAGCGCTACACGACCGACGACCTCGTGCGCGAGGCCACCGGCGAGGACTTCACGGCCGACTACTTCGTCGACTACGTCGAGTCGAAGTACGGCGCGCTGTACGACCTGTAA